In Streptomyces dengpaensis, the following proteins share a genomic window:
- a CDS encoding pRL2-11, producing the protein MAQTKFDRQVEETTEALAFGIGRFLGGRDMDGVKRTDATFWHPGTRVLPKVEGSVARSSYRAGWQRLALRMTFLSAAGSGGWWTWENQETARFWWEHRDATLQTLQPGGIGAASAAAVGGLAYGLLTRERRELMREWVTPLHLALAQPLGIAEQTDPRRYLHVPKNFSDDDAQIRVDLPVHLRFSRDLVADLITQKLALEGVTFSWNPAGRKPHLLVKKTRKPPKKAAFKDASIRDLVAKAPESAPVIGIGTGGKTVSVDLDAESPHILVNASTGGGKSVTLCCIACQMLRHGSLVYILDTKRISHPWANGIPGVTYCRDIADIHDALIELGMEGRRRVRVADELGIGADPDAIGPRLLILLEEVNATMKQLARYWERIRESGDPKVSPAIDALNEILYMGRQVRMHVLLVAQSATARALGGPEVREQFATRILARYSVNAWRMLAPEVHPAPKSTKHPGRAQVVIGGTARETQVLFFTDAEAREWATSRPPSRGKKTPAVPATPAPVQLPGPAEDPQATQTQPSSTGPEAPTQDALPAQRATAADPADITATATPPANPAPVNDQAVGLRQAHEEHLPEITVAALRYARANDRSFPAPAGKRGAELLYRVGDLKRWARNRPRSAVGSTDLD; encoded by the coding sequence ATGGCGCAGACGAAGTTCGACAGGCAGGTTGAGGAGACCACCGAAGCCCTCGCGTTCGGCATCGGCCGGTTCCTGGGCGGCCGGGACATGGACGGTGTGAAGCGGACCGACGCCACGTTCTGGCACCCCGGTACCCGCGTCCTGCCGAAGGTCGAAGGCAGTGTGGCCCGTTCGTCGTACCGGGCCGGGTGGCAGCGCCTCGCCCTCCGGATGACCTTCCTCAGCGCGGCCGGCTCGGGCGGCTGGTGGACGTGGGAGAACCAGGAGACCGCCCGGTTCTGGTGGGAGCACCGGGACGCCACCCTCCAGACGCTCCAGCCGGGCGGGATCGGCGCGGCCTCCGCCGCGGCCGTCGGCGGTCTGGCATACGGGCTGCTGACCCGTGAGCGGCGGGAGCTGATGCGCGAGTGGGTGACGCCGCTGCACCTGGCGCTCGCGCAGCCGCTGGGGATCGCGGAGCAGACCGACCCGCGCCGCTACCTCCACGTGCCGAAGAACTTCAGCGACGACGACGCGCAGATACGCGTCGACCTGCCGGTGCACCTGCGGTTCTCCCGCGACCTGGTCGCCGACCTCATCACCCAGAAACTCGCCCTGGAGGGCGTGACGTTCTCCTGGAACCCGGCCGGACGCAAGCCGCACCTGCTGGTGAAGAAGACCCGCAAGCCCCCGAAGAAGGCCGCCTTCAAGGACGCGTCCATACGCGACCTGGTCGCGAAAGCCCCGGAGTCCGCGCCGGTCATCGGCATCGGCACCGGCGGCAAGACCGTCAGCGTGGACCTGGACGCCGAATCGCCGCACATCCTGGTCAACGCGAGCACGGGTGGCGGCAAGTCGGTGACCCTGTGCTGCATCGCCTGCCAGATGCTCCGCCACGGCTCGCTCGTGTACATCCTCGACACCAAGCGGATTTCCCACCCGTGGGCGAACGGCATACCCGGCGTTACCTACTGCCGCGACATCGCCGACATCCACGACGCCCTGATCGAGCTCGGCATGGAAGGCCGGCGCCGGGTGCGCGTCGCCGACGAACTCGGCATCGGCGCCGACCCGGACGCCATCGGCCCGCGGCTGCTGATCCTCCTCGAAGAGGTCAACGCCACGATGAAGCAGCTGGCGCGCTACTGGGAGCGGATCCGTGAGTCTGGCGACCCGAAGGTCTCCCCGGCCATCGACGCGCTCAACGAGATCCTCTACATGGGCCGCCAGGTCCGCATGCACGTGCTCCTGGTCGCCCAGTCCGCCACCGCCCGCGCTCTGGGAGGCCCGGAGGTTCGCGAGCAGTTTGCCACCCGCATCCTCGCCCGCTACAGCGTGAACGCCTGGCGCATGCTCGCCCCCGAGGTCCACCCGGCGCCGAAGTCCACCAAGCACCCCGGCCGTGCCCAGGTCGTCATCGGCGGCACCGCCCGGGAGACGCAGGTGCTGTTCTTCACCGACGCCGAAGCCCGCGAGTGGGCCACCAGCCGACCGCCGTCCCGGGGGAAGAAGACGCCCGCCGTCCCGGCGACGCCTGCCCCTGTGCAGCTCCCGGGGCCCGCTGAGGACCCGCAGGCCACCCAGACGCAGCCTTCCTCCACCGGCCCGGAGGCGCCGACACAGGACGCCCTGCCCGCGCAGCGGGCTACCGCCGCCGACCCGGCCGACATCACCGCAACGGCAACCCCGCCGGCGAATCCGGCCCCGGTCAACGACCAGGCGGTGGGACTGCGGCAGGCCCACGAAGAGCACCTGCCGGAGATCACCGTCGCCGCCCTGCGCTACGCCCGTGCCAACGACCGCAGCTTCCCGGCCCCGGCGGGCAAGCGCGGCGCCGAACTCCTCTACCGGGTCGGCGATCTGAAGCGCTGGGCACGCAACCGGCCCCGCTCTGCCGTCGGTTCCACCGACCTGGACTGA
- a CDS encoding zinc-ribbon domain-containing protein, whose product MTRRTRFLVTEHPAIAAQWHPDLNADLDLSRIGPGSHKEAFWLCDAGHVWQAQVHSRVAGSGCPQCAGYVPRGRTSLSERAPHLVTEWHQRNDVSPDEVGPGSQRKVWWLCPAGHEYQARICNRSRGTGCPDCARAGRDEPAGLLADMPELFAQVDLDAAPADVAELLVNSRIRLGWRCPVGHRWEAKVSHRAITGSGCPDCAGKRRAPALPDARPELAAEWHPVRNDTLTAGAVTAGSHRVAWWRCTVCAGDFRAKVFHRVRGLAKCPACSGRVRYRDLAHEGPGIAALWHPHLNGALTPAAVTAGSNAPAWWLCPAGHEPWSAQVAHVFMGRQGCPRCRKRTSVSRQETELFAELQHVLTNGEQQYPLRTPQARFRLDMLFPSEGDRAVVVEFDGSYWHRDADERDRSKAEAVERHRPAWTVVRVREEPLQLTRRSDVAVPLLADPFTAASIVIEHLMSVVSWPDETRQRARAYVKGGRRMEAELAERLIAERRPSASPTAEQTAPHPTSARISGVQSPLW is encoded by the coding sequence ATGACACGTCGCACCCGTTTCCTGGTCACCGAGCACCCGGCCATCGCCGCTCAGTGGCATCCGGACCTGAACGCCGACCTGGACCTGTCGCGGATCGGCCCCGGCTCCCACAAGGAGGCGTTCTGGCTGTGTGACGCCGGGCATGTCTGGCAAGCGCAGGTGCATTCCCGGGTTGCGGGCAGCGGCTGCCCGCAGTGCGCCGGGTACGTACCGCGAGGGCGGACCTCGCTCAGTGAGCGCGCCCCGCACCTGGTGACTGAGTGGCACCAGCGCAACGACGTCTCGCCGGATGAAGTCGGGCCGGGGTCCCAGCGCAAGGTCTGGTGGCTCTGCCCGGCCGGACACGAGTACCAGGCGCGGATATGCAACCGCAGCCGCGGCACCGGCTGTCCGGACTGCGCCCGGGCCGGCCGCGATGAACCTGCCGGGCTCCTGGCTGACATGCCGGAGCTGTTCGCGCAGGTGGACCTCGATGCCGCCCCGGCTGATGTGGCGGAGCTGTTGGTCAACTCGCGCATCCGGCTGGGATGGCGCTGCCCTGTGGGTCACCGGTGGGAAGCCAAGGTGAGCCACCGCGCCATCACCGGATCCGGGTGCCCGGACTGTGCGGGGAAGCGGCGCGCCCCGGCTCTGCCGGACGCGAGGCCGGAGTTGGCAGCGGAGTGGCACCCTGTACGCAACGACACCCTGACCGCCGGTGCTGTCACCGCTGGGTCTCACCGCGTGGCCTGGTGGAGATGCACGGTGTGCGCCGGCGATTTCCGGGCCAAGGTGTTCCACCGGGTCCGCGGCCTGGCGAAATGCCCGGCCTGTTCTGGCCGTGTGCGCTATCGGGACCTCGCTCACGAAGGCCCCGGGATCGCCGCCCTGTGGCACCCACACCTGAACGGTGCGCTGACGCCCGCCGCGGTGACCGCCGGTTCCAACGCTCCGGCCTGGTGGTTGTGCCCCGCCGGGCACGAGCCATGGTCGGCGCAGGTCGCTCACGTGTTCATGGGCAGGCAAGGCTGTCCGCGCTGCCGAAAGCGGACCAGCGTCTCCAGACAGGAGACGGAGCTGTTCGCGGAGCTGCAGCACGTTCTGACGAACGGGGAGCAGCAGTACCCGCTCCGTACCCCGCAGGCACGGTTCCGTCTCGACATGCTCTTCCCGTCGGAAGGAGACCGGGCCGTCGTGGTGGAGTTCGACGGCTCGTACTGGCACCGCGACGCCGATGAGCGTGACCGATCCAAGGCGGAAGCCGTAGAACGCCACCGGCCCGCCTGGACGGTCGTACGGGTCCGTGAAGAACCGCTTCAGCTCACCCGACGCAGCGACGTCGCCGTCCCGTTGCTCGCTGACCCGTTCACGGCCGCCAGCATCGTCATCGAGCACCTCATGTCGGTGGTGTCATGGCCTGACGAGACGCGCCAGCGCGCTCGCGCCTACGTCAAGGGCGGGCGCCGCATGGAAGCGGAGCTGGCAGAGCGGCTGATCGCAGAACGCCGGCCCTCTGCCTCGCCGACCGCTGAACAGACCGCGCCACATCCCACCTCAGCCCGGATATCCGGTGTCCAGTCACCCCTGTGGTGA